The nucleotide sequence CCGCGCACCTCGAGGAAGACCGCGACCCGCGCGCGGTTGCCCCAGCTCTCGCGCGGCTCGTCGTACTGCGGTTCCGCCCGCAGCGAGTAGCCCGGGACGTACTGCTGCACGGACTCGACCATCTTCACGATCGAGGCGGTGACGGCGTCGTGGTCGGCATCGGCCGGAATGGCGCAGAAGACGGTGTCCCGCATGATCATCGGCGGCTCCACCGGGTTGAGGATGATGACCGCCTTGCCGCGCTCAGCCCCGCCGACCACCTCGATCGCGTGCGACGTGGTGTCGGTGAACTCGTCGATGTTGGCGCGGGTGCCCGGTCCGGCCGACCGCGAGGCGATGGACGCCACGATCTCGGCGTAGGAGACAGGCACCACGCGGGAGACGGCGTGCACGATCGGGATGGTCGCCTGGCCACCGCAGGTGATCATGTTGACGTTCGGTGCGTCCAGGTGCTCCTCGAGGTTGACCGGGGGGCAGACCAGCGGACCGATCATCGCGGGCGTGAGGTCGACGGCCTGGAGACCGGCCTCGGCGTATCGCGGCGCGTTGGCCAGGTGCGCCTTGGCGCTCGTGGCCTCGAAGACGATCTGCGGCAGGTCCGGGCGCGACAGCAGCCAGTCCACGCCGCCGGCCGACGCCTCGACGCCTTTTGCGCGGGCCTTCTCCAAGCCGTCCGAGGCCGGGTCGACACCGACCATGTAGGCCACCTCGACCCGCTCGGACCGCTGCAGCTTCGCCAGCAGATCGGTCCCGATGTTGCCTGGGCCGACGATCGCCGCCAAGACCTTGCTCATGCCGTGTTCCTCTCGAATCGTGCGGTCACCGTTCCGACGCCGCCGAAGGTTGCCGTCCAGGTGTCGCCCGCCGCCACCGGCTCGGCCGCCGTGACCGAGCCGGGCAGGACGACCTGCCCGGCCCGCAGGGACACGCCGTGCGCCCCGACGGTGTTCGCCAGCCAGGCCAGCGAGACCAGCGGCGAACCGAGTACCGCACCACCCGCACCGGTGGCGGCGAGGTCCCCGTTGCCGAACAGGTTGCAGCCGGCCAGTCTCAGGTCCACGTCACCGAGGCGCACGGGCCGGCTGCCGAGCACGAGCCCCCCGGAGGAGGCGTTGTCGGCGATCGTGTCGCCGATGCTGATGCGCCAGTCACGGATCCGCGAATCGATGATCTCGAGTGCCGGGAGCACGAAATCCACCGCGGCCGCGGCTGCGGCCAACGTCACACCAGGACCGGACAGGTCACGACGCAGGACGAAGGCGATCTCGGGCTCGACCCGCGGTGCAACGAACGCGGCCAGGTCGATCGGCGCGTGCTCGACGTAGAACATGTCGTCGCGCAGCACCCCGTAGTCGGGCTGGTCGACCTGCATCTGGCGCTGCATCGCCGCCGAGGTCAGGCCGACCTTGTGGCCCTGGAGCACCCGCCCGGCAGCGGTCCAGGCATCGACCTGCAGCTGCTGGATGGCGTAGGCGTCCTCGAGATCGAGCGCTGGGTAGGTCTCCGTCAGCGGCGGGACAGGCTGCCGGCTGCCGTAGACGGCGAGCAGCAGCTCGGCCGCGTCGTGGCGGTCCTGCACATCCATGAACACTCCCCGCTGGTTCGGAGGTTGCATGCTGGCACGGGTTGACCGAGGATGACGCACGATGCGTTCCATTCAGCGAGACGACGGGGAAAACTCGGTTCTCGGCCGGGCGCTGTCGCTGCTGCACGCCTTCACCCCGCACGATGCCGACCTGAGTCTGGCCGAGCTGTCCCGGCGCACCGGCATCCCCAAGGCGACGGTGCATCGCCTGGTCGGCGAGCTGGGTCGGTGGGGCATGGTCGAGCCGGGTCCTGCCGGGGTGCATCTGGGTATGCGGCTGTTCGAGCTGGGCCAGCTCGCGCCGCGTCAGCGCAGCCTGCGCGAGGCGGCGCTGCCGTACCTGAACGACCTGCACGAGGCCACCCACGAGACGGTGCATCTGGCAGTGCTGGAGGAGGTGGATGCACCCGAGGTCGTCTACCTGGAAAAGCTCACCGGCAAGGGTGGACCGGCCCTGCCGTCCCGGGTGGGTGGGCGGATGCCGACCTACTGCACCGCGGTGGGCAAGGCGCTGCTGGCGTTCTCACCTGTGTCCACGGTCGAGGCGGTGCTGTCCGGCGGGCTGACCCGCCTGACCCCGTACACCATCGCGCTGCCGGCGCTGCTGCACCGCGAGCTCGGCGACATCCGGCGCAGCGGTGTCGCCTTCGAGCGCGAGGAGTCGACGCCGGGGGTGGTGTGCGTCGCCTGCCCGGTGGTCGCGGCCGACGGAAGCGCACTCGCCGCTGTGTCGATCGCCGGCTGGTCGAACCGGCTCGACACCGGCCGGGTCGCCTCTGCCGTGCGGACCGCGAGTCTGGCGATCTCACGACAGCTGCGGGCACGTGGGAGCGGACCGGTCAGCTGAGGCAGCAGGAACCGGCCGCAGCTACAGGTCGAGGACGAGCCGCGAGGACTTCGAGCGGCCCACGCAGATCATCATCGTGTTGCCCTTCTCCTGCTCCTTCGGGGTCAGGATCGAGTCGTGGTGCTCCGGCACCCCCTCCAGCACCTTGGTCTCGCAGCTGCCGCAGAAGCCGTCCTCGCAGGAGAACAGCACGTCGGGCACCGCCTCGCGCACGACGTCCAGCAGCGTGCGGTCCGGCGGGACCGGCAGGACGGCCCCCGTACGCCGCAGCTCGACCTCGAACCCGCCGCTGACCGGCTCCGCGGGTCCGGCCGCCGCCGTCCTGGCCGTGCTCTTCGGCGCGCCGAACCGCTCGATCCGCAGGGCTCCGGCCGGCAGCAGTGCTGTGCAGTGCTCCTCGGCTGCGCGGATCATGCCCTCGGGGCCGCAGCAGTAGACGGCCGTGTCCTGTGGCGTGTCACGCAGGACCGCCTGGAGGTCAAGCAGTCCCTTCTCCTCCTGCGGCACCAGCTCGACGTTGCCGCCGCCGATGGCCTGCAGCTCATGCACGAAGGCCATCGAGGAGCGGTTGCGCCCGCCGTACACCAGCCGCCACGGCACCTCACGGCGGCTGACCTCACGCACCATCGCCAGGATCGGCGTGATGCCGATGCCGCCGGCGAGAAACAGGTAGCGCGGCGCGTCCTCCAGCGCGAAGTGGTTGCGCGGCCCGCGCACCCGGATCGTCCGGCCGACGAGCACGCTGTTGTGCAGCTCCCGCGACCCTCCCCGGCCCGGCTCGGCGAGCAGCACAGCGACGCTGTAGCTGCTGCGGTCCCTGGCGTCGCCGAACAGCGAGTACTGGCGCACCAGGCCGGAAGGCGTCTTCACGTTGAGGTGCGCGCCCGGACGCCAGGGGGGCAGATCGGCGCCACTGGGATCCACCAGCCGCAGCGAGATGACGTTGTGTGCCTCCCAACTCACCTGCTGGACCAGCAGGGTGAGTGCCTGGCCGAGCGGGTGCTCCACCGGATCCGTCACCGCGTCATCCTCTCTCTGGGATGGTGGGGGTCAGCGGTCGTGCGCCCGCCGCAC is from Mycobacteriales bacterium and encodes:
- a CDS encoding PDR/VanB family oxidoreductase, yielding MTDPVEHPLGQALTLLVQQVSWEAHNVISLRLVDPSGADLPPWRPGAHLNVKTPSGLVRQYSLFGDARDRSSYSVAVLLAEPGRGGSRELHNSVLVGRTIRVRGPRNHFALEDAPRYLFLAGGIGITPILAMVREVSRREVPWRLVYGGRNRSSMAFVHELQAIGGGNVELVPQEEKGLLDLQAVLRDTPQDTAVYCCGPEGMIRAAEEHCTALLPAGALRIERFGAPKSTARTAAAGPAEPVSGGFEVELRRTGAVLPVPPDRTLLDVVREAVPDVLFSCEDGFCGSCETKVLEGVPEHHDSILTPKEQEKGNTMMICVGRSKSSRLVLDL
- a CDS encoding 2-keto-4-pentenoate hydratase, with the protein product MDVQDRHDAAELLLAVYGSRQPVPPLTETYPALDLEDAYAIQQLQVDAWTAAGRVLQGHKVGLTSAAMQRQMQVDQPDYGVLRDDMFYVEHAPIDLAAFVAPRVEPEIAFVLRRDLSGPGVTLAAAAAAVDFVLPALEIIDSRIRDWRISIGDTIADNASSGGLVLGSRPVRLGDVDLRLAGCNLFGNGDLAATGAGGAVLGSPLVSLAWLANTVGAHGVSLRAGQVVLPGSVTAAEPVAAGDTWTATFGGVGTVTARFERNTA
- a CDS encoding acetaldehyde dehydrogenase (acetylating), with amino-acid sequence MSKVLAAIVGPGNIGTDLLAKLQRSERVEVAYMVGVDPASDGLEKARAKGVEASAGGVDWLLSRPDLPQIVFEATSAKAHLANAPRYAEAGLQAVDLTPAMIGPLVCPPVNLEEHLDAPNVNMITCGGQATIPIVHAVSRVVPVSYAEIVASIASRSAGPGTRANIDEFTDTTSHAIEVVGGAERGKAVIILNPVEPPMIMRDTVFCAIPADADHDAVTASIVKMVESVQQYVPGYSLRAEPQYDEPRESWGNRARVAVFLEVRGNGDYLPEYAGNLDIMTAAAARVGEQLAQAKLVRA
- a CDS encoding IclR family transcriptional regulator, which produces MRSIQRDDGENSVLGRALSLLHAFTPHDADLSLAELSRRTGIPKATVHRLVGELGRWGMVEPGPAGVHLGMRLFELGQLAPRQRSLREAALPYLNDLHEATHETVHLAVLEEVDAPEVVYLEKLTGKGGPALPSRVGGRMPTYCTAVGKALLAFSPVSTVEAVLSGGLTRLTPYTIALPALLHRELGDIRRSGVAFEREESTPGVVCVACPVVAADGSALAAVSIAGWSNRLDTGRVASAVRTASLAISRQLRARGSGPVS